A window of Lycium ferocissimum isolate CSIRO_LF1 unplaced genomic scaffold, AGI_CSIRO_Lferr_CH_V1 ctg15852, whole genome shotgun sequence genomic DNA:
GTGATGCATAATTGTTTTGCGGACCGTATAATAGATCGTAGACCGAACCCGACAGGCAATTGCATCTTTTCACTTCTTACGATTTAGGGTCTTATAAATACCTCTTATAGGTTTCATATTCAAGACAGAACTCAGTCTTATTTTTCCTTAGTATTAGCTATTCATagttttgaagtcttttggagattacaaacaattgcaattaaattctcttcaattccaagcaatcaattgtaagcattatgatttctattacttcttattgttcttctccttctatgagtagctaatttcccttactagggttgtgaacccaattgatgggtgttttgtgattgggtttgtgattgatatacataCAATGGATTATTAGgatttgtttattcttcattcttcattcataattaatggttgcaaacattgattaaagccataaaccttgatttatttgggaaaataattagggttggtaagaataaacaacaagaactcaaagctttaaactttgtttaataaattcacttaggaataagaagaatttacttgacatgattaatcgttcttcatagttactttcttatatttgggaaaatcatagaaagaaataatttttatttattgggaaatagtagagattcatatagagattaagtgcattcatataatgatccattagaagtatatcaagatcaatacccatgatcatacactctatctaatggggacacaaccttagtttcttttgccataaattcacaaccaaagcaatagttagcaattagttactaaaaattcaacttttaccaaaatcatcggattaagacattagacctaaacatagcattctacgactttagtaatcttttcacaccatattccctgtgggattcgaccccaaccttgttgggttactatatttgacaacgtccgcgttataccattaataggcgtaatttgagcgtatcaagtCCATCATAACAGCATAATGGAGCAAATCGAATATCCACCGATGAAGGATATCGTGAAAGCTCAAGATCACCCATCAAAATTCAAGCACAGCCGTATGCCGCAAATGAACGGAGCCGTAAAAGCGCCCAACAAGAATATAAAGAGGATATTGAGGAAGATGACTGATAATCACAAGGGTCAGCACGAGCAGTTGCTTATGCCATACTGGGATACCGCACCACGACCAGGACTTCAACAGGGGCAACTCCATACCTGCTGGTCTATGAAACTTAAGCAATCATACCCGCTGAAGTTGAGATACCTTTCCTGAGAATCATTCAGCAAGCGGAATTGGACAATGCCGAATGGGTCCGAGCTCGTTATGAGCAATTGGCTTTTATTGATGAGAAAAGAATTGTTGCTATTTGTCATGATCAATTA
This region includes:
- the LOC132042519 gene encoding uncharacterized protein LOC132042519, producing MEQIEYPPMKDIVKAQDHPSKFKHSRMPQMNGAVKAPNKNIKRILRKMTDNHKVEIPFLRIIQQAELDNAEWVRARYEQLAFIDEKRIVAICHDQLYQQRIARAFNKQVRTRVFQIEQLVLKQIFSHQEEYEGKFAPNWQGPYIIRKVLFGGALVLEEMDDPEWPKPINSDAIKRYYA